The Devosia sp. SL43 genome has a window encoding:
- a CDS encoding glycoside hydrolase family 108 protein, with the protein MAKGNFPACLADVLVHEGGYTNNPKDPGNWTGGKVGSGTLKGTKKGIAAASYPALDIKNLSDAKIAELYEANYWRKIRGDDLPSGVDLSTMDYGVNSGPSRSAKELQRVVGVEADGRIGPVTILAVKAADPRVVIKGHCGRRMSFLRGLAIWNTFGRGWSTRVANVEAKALSWVSSKSQLEADAKAARDKAVAQGSGAAVGTGGGIGADQAPDLSWLPVWAIVAVVAAIVVPLVIRTIINAQRAQALASVAKEA; encoded by the coding sequence ATGGCCAAGGGGAACTTCCCCGCTTGCCTAGCGGACGTGCTTGTCCATGAGGGAGGCTATACGAACAATCCCAAGGATCCGGGAAACTGGACCGGCGGCAAGGTCGGCAGCGGTACACTCAAGGGGACCAAGAAGGGGATCGCCGCGGCATCCTATCCGGCCCTCGACATCAAGAACCTCAGCGATGCCAAGATCGCCGAACTCTATGAGGCCAATTACTGGCGCAAGATTCGGGGTGATGATCTGCCGTCTGGCGTCGATCTCTCCACGATGGACTATGGGGTCAACTCTGGTCCGTCCCGTTCCGCCAAGGAACTGCAGCGCGTCGTCGGCGTCGAAGCTGATGGCCGCATCGGACCCGTCACCATCTTGGCCGTCAAGGCTGCTGACCCCCGCGTCGTCATCAAGGGCCACTGCGGGCGCCGCATGAGCTTCCTGCGTGGTCTCGCCATCTGGAACACCTTCGGCCGGGGATGGTCGACGCGCGTGGCTAATGTCGAGGCCAAGGCCCTGTCGTGGGTGAGCAGCAAGTCCCAGCTCGAGGCGGATGCCAAGGCGGCCCGTGACAAGGCCGTGGCGCAGGGCAGCGGGGCTGCTGTGGGCACTGGCGGGGGTATCGGCGCAGATCAGGCGCCGGACCTGTCCTGGCTGCCCGTATGGGCCATTGTGGCCGTCGTGGCGGCGATCGTCGTTCCGCTGGTCATTCGCACCATCATCAACGCTCAACGGGCTCAGGCCCTCGCATCAGTCGCCAAGGAGGCATGA
- a CDS encoding phage tail protein — MFDPISLIIQLVIGLVAMAASTIIKSMQQQDKQRVPGVRGERQVGGTNPMAFIVGRYGTAGQFEYGGEWGDDGGTPNAYRTEVYSHCDLVADGMAGRFINGKPVTLDASPHADLGYPVLEFRDGAGKDRMWWRDYTGVQTVADPLLLAKFGADPDRPWLSDMIFRGVAYSIVTSLVNRELFASAVPAPMFDERGIHMYDVRKDTTAGGSGSHRLDDPATWEWSDNPIVIIYNILLGIRYEGVWLWGGQDIGQQHLPYAVWASQMDKCDALVAKPAGGTEKRFRCGYEISVDQEPQAVIGELLKTCEGRIAEIGGTWKVLVAEPDAPVASVTTDDVVISEDQSEEPFPGLESLFNEMRADYPEPAMAWEMNEAPVRLRSDYEAADDGRHLPFSTSYKAAPYVDQVQRLMYAALEEGRRFRKPVKTYAPEWWEYEPLDSYLLTDAEEGYTDKAFLITVMDDLPNGNQVVGSQEIDPADYDPPDDEIVEVDFPPLVIARPAPQEIIGWNVAPYIFPDSAAEGRRIGIEIFYDEGLLDVRAVRVQVREDFGDNNLVFDGEFPYDATELDPSRALTWGGIIPDEDYEVRGIYVPFSGRAVEWSGWLGVTAPPIYLTPADFYPDLEGTLEVLNQGLEWLAQSNKRVRDDLQSVVVRLQDQGNTSDDNFQQVRTALTATQGLIKADYELLITTAVGIIDGELVGISSRVETLEVAYADPVSGNAALASGLDAIVVQITDGTTGLVALANSITSIETSVGDISADAKIRMVSQASSGSSYATVGIQARATTGDVWTTAAILLDSKSDGSSRVLLVGQRIGLMDSGGTVYGMFDATGAYFNTALIENASITNAKIVNATITGAKIANATITNTQIANATIGSAQIANAAIGNAQLGTAVIQTANIVSGNVSETFATQTAAAVNCSASAGGVTVLASVSVTASAGKVIITAQCDIGAGTGVAYLMYLRKNGVLLGSIKSISGILGLQSVVFVDSSPSTATYELVHEAAFTTTPVYTASYRSIIAVNNKV, encoded by the coding sequence GTGTTTGATCCTATCAGCTTGATCATCCAGCTCGTTATCGGGCTGGTGGCGATGGCAGCTTCGACCATCATCAAGTCCATGCAGCAGCAGGACAAGCAGAGGGTTCCTGGTGTTCGGGGTGAGCGCCAGGTCGGTGGCACCAACCCCATGGCCTTCATTGTCGGCCGCTACGGCACTGCCGGCCAGTTCGAATATGGCGGTGAATGGGGAGATGACGGCGGCACACCGAACGCCTACCGCACAGAGGTCTATAGCCATTGCGACCTTGTCGCCGACGGCATGGCTGGGCGGTTCATCAACGGCAAGCCAGTGACGCTGGACGCAAGTCCACATGCCGATCTGGGTTATCCAGTTCTGGAGTTCCGCGACGGCGCCGGCAAGGACCGCATGTGGTGGCGCGACTATACCGGCGTGCAGACTGTCGCCGATCCGCTACTGCTCGCCAAGTTCGGCGCCGATCCGGATCGGCCGTGGCTGTCGGACATGATCTTCCGTGGGGTCGCGTATTCGATCGTCACGTCGCTGGTGAACCGTGAGCTGTTTGCGTCGGCCGTGCCCGCGCCGATGTTCGATGAACGCGGAATCCACATGTACGATGTCCGGAAGGACACGACTGCAGGGGGCTCGGGGTCGCATCGCCTTGACGATCCGGCGACATGGGAATGGTCGGATAACCCGATCGTCATCATCTACAACATCCTGCTCGGCATCCGATACGAGGGAGTGTGGCTGTGGGGTGGCCAGGATATCGGCCAGCAGCATCTGCCTTATGCCGTCTGGGCGTCCCAGATGGACAAGTGCGATGCCTTGGTCGCAAAGCCTGCCGGCGGGACGGAGAAGCGGTTCCGCTGCGGCTATGAGATCAGTGTCGACCAGGAACCCCAGGCCGTCATCGGCGAGCTGCTGAAAACCTGCGAAGGCCGTATCGCCGAAATCGGCGGCACATGGAAAGTGCTGGTTGCTGAGCCTGACGCGCCAGTTGCCAGCGTCACCACCGACGATGTGGTGATCAGCGAGGACCAGAGCGAAGAGCCATTCCCTGGGCTCGAAAGCCTGTTCAACGAAATGCGCGCTGATTACCCAGAGCCGGCCATGGCCTGGGAGATGAATGAAGCCCCGGTTCGGCTGCGCAGTGACTATGAAGCGGCAGACGACGGCCGGCATTTGCCGTTCTCGACCAGCTACAAGGCAGCGCCATACGTCGACCAGGTGCAGCGTCTGATGTACGCGGCGCTTGAGGAGGGTCGTCGGTTCCGCAAGCCGGTCAAAACCTATGCGCCTGAGTGGTGGGAATACGAGCCACTGGACAGCTACCTGCTGACCGATGCGGAGGAGGGATATACCGATAAGGCCTTCCTGATCACGGTCATGGACGACCTCCCGAACGGGAACCAGGTCGTTGGCTCGCAGGAGATTGACCCGGCCGACTATGACCCGCCTGACGATGAGATTGTCGAGGTCGACTTTCCGCCTCTGGTCATTGCCCGCCCGGCGCCGCAGGAGATAATTGGCTGGAACGTCGCGCCGTACATCTTTCCGGATTCGGCGGCTGAAGGTCGGCGCATCGGCATTGAGATTTTCTATGACGAAGGCCTTCTCGATGTCAGGGCCGTTCGTGTCCAGGTACGCGAGGACTTCGGCGACAACAATCTGGTGTTCGATGGGGAGTTTCCATACGACGCGACAGAGCTTGATCCCTCTCGGGCTCTGACCTGGGGAGGGATCATTCCAGACGAGGACTATGAGGTTCGGGGCATATACGTCCCGTTCTCCGGGAGGGCCGTTGAATGGTCCGGCTGGCTCGGTGTCACAGCGCCTCCGATATACCTGACGCCTGCCGACTTCTATCCAGACCTGGAAGGCACCCTCGAAGTCCTCAACCAGGGCTTGGAATGGCTCGCCCAGAGCAACAAGCGGGTCCGTGACGATCTCCAGTCTGTCGTGGTTCGGCTTCAGGATCAGGGGAATACCAGCGACGATAATTTCCAGCAGGTTCGGACTGCCCTGACGGCAACGCAGGGGCTGATCAAGGCCGATTACGAGCTGCTGATCACGACGGCTGTCGGCATCATCGACGGCGAACTGGTGGGCATCTCCTCTCGCGTGGAAACGCTGGAGGTGGCGTATGCTGATCCGGTGAGCGGCAACGCTGCATTGGCCTCCGGGCTCGACGCGATTGTCGTTCAGATCACCGATGGAACCACCGGCCTGGTGGCGCTCGCTAACTCCATAACGTCCATCGAGACATCGGTCGGAGATATCAGCGCAGACGCCAAAATCCGCATGGTGTCGCAGGCGTCGAGTGGCAGCAGCTATGCCACTGTGGGCATTCAGGCCAGGGCTACGACGGGTGACGTCTGGACGACGGCAGCGATCCTGCTGGATTCCAAGAGCGACGGGTCTAGCCGCGTGCTTCTGGTCGGCCAGCGTATCGGGCTGATGGATAGCGGCGGTACGGTCTATGGCATGTTCGATGCGACGGGCGCCTACTTCAATACGGCGCTCATTGAGAACGCGAGCATTACCAATGCCAAGATCGTAAACGCGACCATCACTGGCGCGAAGATCGCCAATGCCACGATCACCAATACCCAGATCGCTAACGCGACGATCGGCAGCGCGCAAATAGCCAATGCTGCAATCGGCAATGCTCAACTCGGCACGGCGGTCATCCAGACCGCCAACATCGTTTCCGGCAATGTCAGCGAGACCTTCGCTACGCAGACCGCGGCGGCTGTAAACTGCAGCGCTTCTGCGGGTGGCGTCACGGTTCTAGCCAGTGTGAGCGTGACGGCGAGCGCCGGCAAAGTCATCATCACCGCGCAGTGCGACATCGGCGCAGGAACCGGCGTTGCCTACCTGATGTATCTGCGGAAGAACGGCGTTCTGCTTGGTTCGATCAAGAGCATTTCGGGCATCTTGGGCCTTCAGTCGGTGGTGTTCGTGGACTCCTCCCCATCCACTGCGACCTATGAACTGGTGCATGAAGCGGCATTCACAACGACCCCAGTGTACACCGCTTCGTACCGGTCAATCATCGCGGTCAATAACAAGGTCTGA
- a CDS encoding phage tail length tape measure family protein — protein MAAQIGSLRVSLGLDSAEFERGMKKAQSSLAAAGAKMQQVGAIMSAAFTAPLLLFASKAVPAFQEQAKAMAQVNAVLKSMGPVAGRTAAQLDAMADALEGASTFTGEDILTKVSANLLTFGKIQGDVFDRAQQAAIDLSARLGSDLQSSAIMVGKALQDPIKGLTALSRVGVSFTAEQKAMIEQMVKVGDVAGAQSLILAELERQYGGQAQAAQDATGGVDELKDSWGKFEETVGEIIAMVLPALTNALRGVVDWLNTLDPAVMQVGVQIAAALAIAGPFAIALGTVTAAVGLLAPAVTGLGLALAALTGPAGAIALVTAGLLALGVVAHNTWSSINNALQAGAGGPLSDYINQLGDVTKAIADLQNNPEAGGGFLIVDGVMEEIASTDRLNQLLEQQRNLRQTIAAISQGNTKAPSEPIIPPLVIPPVIVPELEEIETGLGGVKAAAAAVQPAVDAMGETFQTVGDQIAEIFDGISNSMASMATGIVKSFFKGEDAGKSFFDTIISGLDGIATKALDSAFGGIFDVIFGAFGSAFGGLAPGGAGFLGGGASSWGGLATGGRTMSAGLVEVGERGKELVQLPKGANVIRHNDIGDFAGGGKTHVTFGMSADQNGNILPFVQSIVSDGIETYRNHGLQQDIQLSVGDPLARGNL, from the coding sequence ATGGCCGCTCAGATCGGATCCCTGAGGGTTTCGCTCGGATTAGACTCGGCTGAGTTTGAGCGGGGCATGAAAAAGGCGCAGTCCTCACTGGCTGCCGCCGGCGCCAAGATGCAGCAGGTCGGCGCTATCATGTCAGCGGCGTTTACCGCTCCGCTGCTGCTGTTCGCCAGTAAGGCCGTTCCTGCTTTCCAGGAGCAGGCTAAGGCAATGGCCCAGGTCAATGCTGTCCTGAAGTCGATGGGGCCGGTTGCTGGCCGTACCGCTGCGCAGCTCGACGCGATGGCTGATGCTCTTGAGGGCGCATCGACCTTCACGGGCGAAGATATCCTGACGAAAGTTTCGGCCAACCTACTGACCTTCGGCAAGATTCAGGGGGACGTGTTCGATCGGGCGCAGCAGGCCGCGATCGACCTGTCGGCTCGTTTGGGCAGCGACCTGCAGTCCTCGGCAATCATGGTCGGCAAAGCGCTGCAAGATCCGATCAAAGGCCTGACGGCGCTGTCTCGCGTCGGTGTGTCGTTCACGGCCGAGCAGAAAGCCATGATCGAGCAGATGGTCAAGGTCGGCGACGTGGCCGGCGCTCAGTCGCTGATCCTTGCCGAACTGGAGCGCCAGTATGGTGGCCAGGCGCAGGCGGCGCAGGACGCCACCGGTGGCGTGGACGAGCTCAAGGATAGCTGGGGCAAGTTCGAAGAAACCGTGGGCGAGATCATCGCCATGGTGCTGCCGGCGTTGACCAATGCGCTGCGCGGCGTTGTCGATTGGCTCAATACGCTTGACCCTGCTGTTATGCAGGTGGGCGTTCAGATCGCTGCGGCCCTTGCCATTGCGGGGCCATTTGCTATCGCGCTGGGCACCGTTACGGCCGCCGTAGGGCTGCTGGCTCCCGCGGTGACCGGACTTGGTCTGGCACTTGCTGCGCTCACTGGCCCGGCCGGTGCAATCGCGCTGGTGACGGCCGGCCTGCTGGCACTTGGCGTGGTTGCGCATAACACCTGGTCCAGCATCAACAATGCGCTTCAGGCTGGTGCCGGCGGGCCGCTCAGCGATTACATCAACCAGCTTGGGGATGTGACGAAGGCCATTGCCGATCTGCAGAACAACCCGGAAGCGGGCGGCGGGTTCCTGATTGTTGACGGGGTGATGGAGGAGATTGCAAGCACCGACCGCCTCAATCAATTGCTGGAGCAGCAGAGGAACCTGCGCCAGACGATCGCGGCAATCTCGCAGGGCAACACCAAGGCTCCATCTGAGCCGATCATCCCGCCGCTGGTTATTCCGCCGGTCATCGTGCCGGAACTCGAGGAAATCGAGACCGGCCTGGGCGGTGTGAAGGCCGCTGCTGCCGCTGTCCAGCCAGCCGTCGATGCCATGGGCGAAACCTTCCAGACCGTTGGCGACCAGATTGCCGAAATCTTCGATGGCATCAGCAACTCCATGGCCAGCATGGCGACCGGCATCGTGAAGTCTTTCTTCAAGGGCGAGGATGCGGGCAAGAGCTTCTTCGATACCATCATTTCCGGCCTCGATGGCATCGCCACCAAGGCGCTGGATAGCGCGTTTGGCGGCATCTTTGACGTCATCTTCGGGGCATTCGGGAGCGCGTTCGGTGGGCTTGCGCCTGGTGGCGCTGGCTTCCTCGGTGGCGGCGCTTCCTCGTGGGGCGGGCTGGCCACCGGTGGGCGAACGATGTCCGCCGGCCTGGTCGAAGTCGGTGAGCGCGGCAAAGAGCTAGTCCAGTTGCCAAAGGGCGCAAACGTCATACGCCACAACGATATCGGCGACTTTGCGGGCGGTGGGAAAACCCATGTCACGTTCGGCATGAGCGCCGACCAGAACGGCAACATCCTGCCCTTCGTCCAGTCGATCGTCAGCGACGGCATCGAAACTTACCGAAACCACGGCCTGCAGCAGGACATCCAGTTGTCGGTCGGCGATCCCTTGGCGCGAGGTAACCTCTGA
- a CDS encoding DUF2513 domain-containing protein, with protein MKVATVKESVFVPVVAAEGRDTIPQEIGGSDMKRDMDVIRKIMLAVQARTDIDPRLLKVDGLDDFTVGYHVALLHDVGLIVGPSTQTYDTPYKQVLVKDLSWEGHDFVAAMANDTVWGKLKQSLSPSDLASLPLKIIKDVGTGILEQWVKTQIGL; from the coding sequence ATGAAGGTCGCCACCGTCAAAGAGTCCGTATTTGTTCCGGTTGTCGCTGCTGAAGGGCGCGATACGATCCCCCAGGAAATTGGGGGCTCCGATATGAAGCGGGACATGGATGTCATTAGGAAGATCATGCTGGCGGTTCAGGCCAGAACAGACATCGACCCCCGCTTGCTTAAGGTCGATGGCCTAGATGATTTCACAGTAGGGTATCACGTCGCATTGCTGCACGACGTCGGACTGATAGTCGGCCCTTCTACTCAGACGTACGACACGCCGTACAAGCAGGTGCTGGTTAAAGACCTCTCCTGGGAAGGGCACGATTTCGTGGCCGCCATGGCGAACGACACTGTTTGGGGAAAACTGAAGCAGTCACTATCGCCCTCGGATTTAGCGTCACTGCCGCTGAAAATCATCAAAGACGTGGGGACCGGCATTCTTGAGCAGTGGGTGAAGACCCAAATAGGGCTCTAG
- a CDS encoding phage tail tube protein, which translates to MVDTAAIIGYGTVFEMADEATPTVFVAMGEVINVDPGEDEDEEVEATHYTSPDRTREFIPGLTSPGSMTVEGNYIPGSATDLAMIAARGKKNRGRITLPNGVRKTFPIVRRGYNQAIPLDDRMTFTTTFKRAGATTTDAATAPVNGILPAIAGIAQVGETLTAHPGVWAPYATFTYQWKNEGANISGATSSTYEPVVGDIGDNITVTVTATNTGGSASATSAETTPVIAA; encoded by the coding sequence ATGGTCGATACAGCCGCAATCATCGGGTACGGGACAGTTTTTGAGATGGCCGATGAGGCCACGCCAACCGTCTTTGTCGCTATGGGCGAAGTCATCAACGTCGATCCTGGCGAAGATGAGGACGAGGAAGTCGAGGCGACACACTACACGTCGCCTGACCGCACCCGGGAGTTCATACCTGGGCTCACGTCGCCTGGCTCCATGACCGTCGAGGGCAACTATATCCCCGGTTCTGCCACCGACCTCGCCATGATCGCCGCCCGCGGCAAGAAGAACCGCGGGCGCATCACGCTCCCGAATGGAGTGCGCAAGACGTTCCCCATCGTGCGGCGCGGCTATAACCAGGCCATCCCGCTCGATGATCGCATGACCTTTACGACCACGTTCAAGCGTGCGGGCGCAACCACGACTGATGCCGCCACTGCGCCGGTCAACGGAATCCTGCCGGCTATTGCCGGGATTGCCCAAGTCGGCGAAACGCTGACCGCGCATCCCGGCGTCTGGGCCCCCTATGCCACGTTCACCTATCAGTGGAAGAATGAGGGCGCGAACATCTCCGGCGCCACTAGCTCGACCTACGAGCCTGTGGTTGGCGATATCGGCGACAACATCACCGTCACGGTGACGGCCACCAACACTGGCGGCAGCGCCTCGGCAACGTCGGCCGAGACCACACCCGTTATCGCCGCTTAG